The Scomber scombrus chromosome 5, fScoSco1.1, whole genome shotgun sequence genome window below encodes:
- the LOC133980241 gene encoding A disintegrin and metalloproteinase with thrombospondin motifs 8-like: MCSTVCLIFFSLCVINTALHAPFESEDIVPVRINGRIRGRFWKRSEEQPRFVLSAFGKDLTLNLIPDTSFISPTFTIQRIKARDVEILRSASGAQSFLDADLQQLINQTEESEGQLRSCFYSGNVDYDQNSLVAVSLCSGIFGSFITEGKEYLIEPKLRGGLGPDSAEQLHVIKRRTFTKSHGVPLLFDHAAEESRAEKHNGESFTHSDSDAQRELRRRRFVSAPRFIETLAVADSTMTNFYEDEIKHYILTLMSMAAQLYKHPSIKNSVNMVVVKMLVVEDEEVGPQVSSNGGVALRNFCSWQQFFNPPSQRHPEHYDTAMLFTREDICGQKSCDTLGVADVGTMCDPKRSCSVIEDNGLQAAFTAAHELGHVLSMPHDDSKTCEMLFGDLGGNYLMAPLFVSLNKTAPWSPCSALFITDFFDNGYGDCLLDVPESTMPLPRELPGTKYSLDQQCQQIFGEEFIHCPNTSDSDICSQLWCQEDGTLQCSTKNGSLPWADGTTCSLNGTCLNGACMSTQELMKPLVVVDGGWSSWGPSQQCSRTCGGGVEFSYRECTDPVPQNGGKYCEGQRVLYQSCNTQQCEGNDGKSFREEQCEKYNPNYIDYNGNMKQWIPKYAGVSPRDRCKLFCRARGSSEFKVFKSKVIDGTTCGPDTTSVCVQGQCVKAGCDQVIGSNKRVDKCGICGGIGLTCRKITGSYNKATYGYSDIVTIPIAATNIDIKQRSHRGIKHDGNYLAIKRESGGYILNGNFSVSTVEQDIPVLGAVLKYSGSSTTLERIQSFMQLKEAITIQLLATAGDANPPKVKYTFFIPRDVTFNKSKEKKGNSPSLHMIHPFGVPDWVLGEWSECSKSCGSGWSRRNVECRDSADFPSRLCDKDLKPVDIRPCGDLPCPIWQMGPWSTCSRTCGQGERRRSIFCIDYTGKTVEPEKCDPNKIPKPVSGECLNQECHEEHEYSKL, encoded by the exons ATGTGTTCCACTGTgtgtttgatctttttttccctgtgcGTAATCAACACAGCACTTCACGCTCCGTTTGAATCAGAGGATATAGTACCTGTTCGGATAAATGGAAGAATCCGCGGTCGCTTTTGGAAAAGAAGCGAGGAACAGCCGAGATTTGTCCTCAGTGCATTTGGCAAGGACTTGACTCTAAATCTTATACCTGATACGAGCTTTATCTCGCCTACCTTCACCATACAGCGCATCAAAGCCAGAGATGTTGAGATTTTACGCAGCGCTTCAGGTGCGCAATCTTTCCTGGACGCGGATCTCCAACAATTAATCAACCAGACCGAGGAGAGTGAAGGACAGCTGAGAAGTTGCTTTTACTCGGGGAACGTAGATTACGATCAAAACTCGCTTGTTGCTGTCAGTTTGTGCTCTGGTATCTTTGGCTCCTTCATAACGGAGGGGAAAGAATATTTAATTGAGCCCAAACTTCGCGGTGGCCTGGGGCCTGACTCTGCCGAACAGCTGCATGTCATCAAGAGGAGGACATTCACCAAAAGCCACGGTGTTCCCCTCCTGTTTGATCACGCTGCGGAGGAAAGCCGAGCAGAGAAGCACAATGGGGAAAGTTTTACGCACAGCGACAGTGACGCACAGAGGGAACTTCGCCGGCGACGCTTTGTTTCCGCGCCACGGTTCATAGAGACCCTGGCAGTAGCAGACTCAACCATGACCAACTTCTATGAAGATGAAATAAAG CACTACATTCTGACCCTGATGTCAATGGCCGCCCAGCTCTACAAACACCCCAGCATAAAGAATTCAGTGAACATGGTGGTGGTGAAGATGTTGGTGGTAGAGGATGAGGAAGTTGGCCCACAGGTCTCCAGCAATGGAGGTGTGGCTCTTAGGAACTTCTGTTCATGGCAGCAGTTCTTCAACCCACCAAGCCAGAGACATCCAGAGCACTATGACACTGCCATGCTCTTCACCAGAGAG GACATCTGCGGACAAAAGAGCTGCGACACATTGGGCGTGGCCGATGTCGGGACGATGTGCGATCCCAAGAGAAGCTGCTCCGTTATCGAGGACAACGGCCTGCAAGCTGCCTTCACAGCTGCACACGAGCTCG GCCATGTGCTAAGTATGCCTCATGATGACTCCAAGACCTGTGAGATGCTGTTTGGCGATCTGGGAGGAAATTACCTGATGGCTCCTCTGTTTGTGAGCCTCAACAAAACCGCACCTTGGTCTCCTTGCAGCGCACTCTTCATCACTGACTTCTTTGACAACGGATATG GGGACTGCCTTCTGGATGTCCCAGAGAGTACCATGCCGTTGCCAAGAGAGCTGCCAGGCACCAAGTACAGCCTGGACCAACAGTGCCAGCAGATTTTTGGAGAGGAGTTCATCCACTGCCCCAACACTTCAGACAGTGATATCTGCAGCCAGCTGTGGTGTCAAGAAGACGGGACATTACAATGCTCCACCAAGAATGGCAGCCTGCCCTGGGCTGACGGCACCACCTGCAGCCTCAACGGGACCTGTCTCAATGGAGCGTGCATGTCGACCCAGGAGTTGATGAAGCCGCTG GTGGTTGTGGACGGCGGCTGGAGCTCGTGGGGACCCTCGCAGCAGTGCTCCAGGACATGTGGAGGTGGGGTGGAGTTCTCCTATAGGGAGTGTACCGACCCTGTGCCTCAGAATGGAGGGAAGTACTGTGAGGGACAGAGGGTTCTGTACCAGTCCTGCAACACGCAGCAGTGTGAGGGCAATGATG GAAAGAGTTtcagagaggagcagtgtgaGAAGTACAACCCCAACTACATCGACTACAACGGAAACATGAAACAATGGATACCAAAGTACGCCGGAGTGTCTCCCAGAGACCGATGCAAACTGTTCTGCAGAGCCAGAGGCAGCAGtgaatttaaagtgtttaaatcCAAG GTAATTGACGGGACGACCTGTGGTCCTGACACCACATCGGTGTGCGTCCAAGGCCAGTGTGTGAAGGCAGGCTGCGACCAGGTGATCGGATCCAACAAGAGAGTGGATAAGTGTGGAATTTGTGGAGGAATTGGGCTCACCTGTAGAAAGATCACTGGTTCCTACAACAAGGCAAC CTATGGATACAGCGACATTGTCACAATTCCCATTGCCGCAACTAACATTGACATCAAACAGCGTAGTCACAGAGGAATCAAACATGATGGAAACTATCTTGCTATCAAGAGAGAGAGCGGTGGTTACATCCTCAATGGTAACTTTTCTGTATCCACGGTGGAGCAGGACATTCCTGTGCTGGGTGCTGTGCTGAAATACAGCGGCTCCTCCACCACTCTGGAGAGGATCCAGAGCTTCATGCAGTTGAAAGAGGCCATCACCATCCAGCTTCTTGCCACCGCAGGAGATGCCAACCCTCCCAAGGTGAAATATACCTTTTTCATCCCTAGAGATGTGACATTCAACAAATCCAAGGAGAAGAAGGGCAACTCGCCATCTTTGCATATGATCCATCCGTTTGGTGTGCCTGACTGGGTGCTGGGGGAGTGGTCTGAGTGCTCCAAGAGCTGCGGTTCTGGATGGTCCAGGAGGAACGTCGAATGCCGAGACAGCGCGGACTTCCCCTCCCGTCTGTGCGACAAAGACCTGAAGCCCGTAGACATCAGGCCTTGCGGGGATCTGCCCTGCCCCATATGGCAGATGGGACCCTGGTCCACCTGCTCACGAACTTGTGGCCAGGGGGAGCGTCGCCGCAGCATCTTCTGCATAGACTATACTGGGAAGACTGTTGAGCCAGAGAAGTGTGATCCGAACAAAATCCCAAAGCCGGTCTCCGGAGAGTGTCTCAACCAAGAGTGCCATGAAGAACATGAGTACAGTAAACTTTGA
- the LOC133980242 gene encoding A disintegrin and metalloproteinase with thrombospondin motifs 15 yields the protein MAILISSLIVFTKVLLYMKLTHCMEVDFCIPVRVDHQKHEKHLHRRAEQMNERQIVFRLSAFKHEFYLHLTPDSSFLAPGSMPPDNGSSASNTSAGADLMECFYSGDVNSDPESFAALSLCKGLQGGFSYNGMEYFISQTRSEDAAAASGFGNSFDRTHVIRRRRSAEHPAANFTSRCGVTPDSNYSASLEKYKYMGEIEIDGLTETVLKTLGRSKRFASIPRFVEVLVVADESMAKFHGDDLKHYLLTLMSVAARLYKHPSILNSINIVVVGFMVINEADKGPKVSTNAALTLRNFCSWQKKLNKHNDKHPEYWDTAILFTKQDLCGATTCDTLGMADVGTMCDPKRSCSVIEDDGLPSAFTTAHELGHVFNMPHDNVKACEEVFGKLKDNHMMSPTLIQIDRSRPWSVCSAAIITEFLDRGHGDCLLDQPQKQLSLLDNLPGSSYSLHRQCELAFGPGSKPCPYMQPCSKLWCTGKARGQLVCQTRHFPWADGTSCGNSKVCYQGVCTDKNSTMHTKVDGRWGKWGAFGDCSRSCGGGVQLAKRECDNPVPKNGGKYCYGLRIKYRSCNLNSCPETGKSFREEQCEAFNGLNLNTNRLGASVVWVPKYSGISPKDKCKLICRANGTGYFYVLAPKVVDGTPCSPDTSAVCVQGKCIKAGCDGKLDSNKKFDKCGVCGGDNQGCKKVSGMFTKPIHGYNFVVVLPIGASNIDIRQRGYRGMVNDENYLAVKNRHGKYLLNGNYVVSAVERDLLVKGSLLRYSGTSTSVEILQATRPLQEPLTVEVLSVGKMTPPRVRYSFYMAKESKEEKTLRKEERSHTAQNSVLADSNKVEAKKQVMGKRPVSHWVTGSWDPCTVTCGNGLQKRLVQCQSMEGRLAADCASADRPVAVRACGDPCPIWDVGVWSLCSKSCGRGFKRRSVRCTTENGLNLPRDHCSGRRKPQELDLCNLKPC from the exons ATGGCTATACTAATTAGTTCTTTGATTGTTTTTACAAAAGTGCTTCTTTATATGAAATTAACACATTGCATGGAGGTTGATTTCTGCATACCTGTTCGCGTGGATCACCAAAAGCATGAAAAGCATCTGCACCGGCGTGCGGAGCAAATGAATGAAAGACAAATTGTTTTTAGGCTAAGTGCATTTAAACATGAATTCTACCTTCACCTCACGCCGGATTCTAGTTTCCTTGCACCGGGCAGCATGCCGCCAGATAACGGCTCCTCAGCATCCAACACCTCTGCAGGCGCTGACCTCATGGAATGCTTCTACTCCGGTGATGTCAACTCAGACCCGGAATCCTTCGCCGCGCTCAGTCTGTGTAAAGGTCTCCAGGGGGGGTTCAGCTATAATGGCATGGAATACTTCATCAGCCAGACCAGGAGCGAAGACGCTGCAGCCGCGTCCGGATTTGGAAACTCTTTCGACAGGACGCATGTCATCCGCCGCCGGAGAAGCGCTGAGCACCCGGCCGCCAACTTCACCAGCAGGTGTGGAGTTACACCTGACTCCAACTACAGCGCTTCCCTGGAGAAATACAAGTACATGGGCGAGATTGAGATTGATGGCTTGACTGAAACTGTGTTGAAAACTTTGGGGAGGTCCAAACGGTTTGCCTCCATCCCCAGGTTTGTGGAGGTGCTGGTGGTGGCAGATGAATCTATGGCTAAATTTCACGGGGATGACCTGAAGCATTACCTCCTGACCCTGATGTCAGTCGCAGCCAGGCTTTACAAGCACCCCAGCATTCTCAACTCCATAAACATCGTGGTGGTGGGCTTTATGGTGATAAATGAAGCTGACAAGGGACCAAAGGTTTCCACTAACGCAGCCTTGACTCTGCGCAACTTCTGCTCCTGGCAGAAGAAGTTGAATAAACACAACGACAAGCACCCTGAGTACTGGGACACCGCTATACTGTTCACCAAACAG GATCTTTGTGGTGCGACAACCTGTGATACGTTGGGGATGGCTGACGTCGGGACCATGTGTGACCCTAAGAGGAGCTGCTCTGTCATCGAGGATGATGGCTTGCCCTCTGCCTTCACGACTGCACATGAGCTTG GCCACGTCTTCAACATGCCCCATGACAATGTGAAGGCATGTGAGGAAGTATTTGGGAAACTAAAGGACAACCACATGATGTCTCCCACGCTGATTCAGATCGACAGGAGCCGGCCCTGGTCTGTATGCAGTGCAGCCATCATTACCGAGTTCCTGGACAGAGGTCATG GAGACTGTTTGCTGGACCAGCCTCAGAAGCAGCTGTCTCTCCTAGACAACCTGCCAGGCTCCAGCTACAGCCTGCATCGTCAGTGTGAGTTAGCATTTGGCCCCGGGTCTAAGCCCTGCCCGTACATGCAGCCCTGCTCCAAGCTGTGGTGCACCGGAAAGGCCCGAGGACAGCTGGTCTGCCAAACCAGACACTTCCCCTGGGCAGATGGCACCAGCTGTGGCAACAGCAAAGTCTGCTACCAAGGGGTGTGCACTGATAAGAACAGCACCATGCACACCAAG GTGGACGGCAGATGGGGAAAGTGGGGTGCATTCGGAGACTGTTCCCGAAGTTGTGGTGGAGGAGTCCAGCTGGCCAAGAGAGAGTGTGACAACCCTGTTCCTAAGAATGGAGGCAAATACTGCTATGGCCTACGCATCAAATATCGCTCTTGCAACCTCAACTCTTGTCCTGAAACAG GTAAGAGTTTCCGTGAGGAGCAGTGTGAGGCATTCAATGGCTTAAACCTGAACACCAACAGACTTGGTGCCTCTGTGGTCTGGGTACCCAAATATTCAGGAATTTCTCCCAAGGACAAATGCAAGCTCATCTGCCGCGCCAACGGGACTGGATATTTCTATGTCCTTGCACCAAAG GTTGTGGATGGTACACCCTGCTCTCCAGACACCTCAGCTGTATGTGTTCAGGGAAAATGCATCAAAGCAGGCTGTGACGGGAAGCTGGACTCTAACAAGAAGTTTGAcaagtgtggtgtgtgtggcgGTGACAACCAGGGCTGCAAGAAGGTCTCTGGGATGTTCACCAAACCCAT TCATGGCTACAACTTTGTGGTGGTGTTGCCTATCGGAGCCTCCAACATCGACATCCGTCAGCGTGGCTACCGAGGAATGGTCAATGACGAAAACTACTTAGCAGTGAAGAATCGGCACGGCAAGTACCTGCTGAATGGCAACTACGTGGTGTCAGCCGTGGAGCGTGACCTGCTGGTGAAGGGTAGCCTACTGCGTTACAGTGGCACCTCCACATCTGTGGAGATTCTGCAGGCCACCAGACCTCTGCAGGAGCCTCTGACTGTGGAGGTGCTCTCAGTGGGGAAGATGACTCCGCCCAGGGTGCGCTACTCCTTCTATATGGCCAAGGAGAGTAAGGAGGAGAAGACTCTgcggaaagaggagagaagtcACACAGCACAGAATAGTGTCTTGGCGGATAGTAACAAAGTAGAAGCAAAGAAGCAGGTGATGGGTAAGAGGCCGGTCAGTCACTGGGTGACGGGAAGTTGGGATCCATGCACGGTGACTTGCGGTAACGGTCTGCAGAAGAGGCTGGTACAGTGCCAGAGCATGGAAGGACGTCTTGCAGCGGACTGTGCCAGTGCTGACAGGCCTGTCGCAGTGAGAGCATGTGGGGATCCATGTCCCATATGGGATGTAGGGGTCTGGTCTCTCTGCTCCAAGTCTTGTGGAAGGGGCTTTAAAAGGCGGTCTGTGCGCTGCACAACCGAGAATGGTCTTAATCTACCCAGAGACCACTGCTCTGGAAGGAGGAAGCCTCAGGAACTTGACCTCTGCAATCTGAAGCCATGTTAG